The Diaminobutyricimonas aerilata nucleotide sequence GTGCGGGCCTGCCACCTGTGCCCCGGCGACGTCGACAGCGACTTCCTCGCGATGCGCCCGAACGTGCCCGACGCGGCCTCCCGCTCGCGGATGCTCACCCCCGACGACGTCGCGCGGGCCGTGCACTTCGTGCTCTCGTCGCCCGCCCACGTGCGCATCGACGAACTCGTCATCAGTCCGGTCAGCCAGGCGTGAGCGCGTTCGAGCGCGCGCTCGACGAGCTGGGCTCGGCGATCGTGCGCGGCGAACTCGCCGCCGGCCACGCCACGACCGTCGAGGAGCTCGAGCGGCGCACCGGGTGCTCCCGCGGGGTCGTGCGCGAGACGACGCGCGTGCTCGTCTCGCTCGGGATGCTCTCCGCCCGGCGCCGCGTCGGTCTGCGGGTGCTGCCCGACACGGACTGGGACGTGCTCGATCCGCACGTCATCCGGTGGCGGCTCGCGGCCGACCCGACGCGGGTGCGGCGCGAGCTCGCCGACTTGCGCGGCGCGATCGAACCCCTCGCCGCGCGCCTCGCGGCGACCGAGCGCACGGAAGCGCAGGCGGGAGCGCTGCAGGCTGCCGCCGAGGCTCTCGCCGGAGCGGGCGGCGACGCGGCGCGGTTCCTCGACGCCGACCGCGACTTCCACGACGTGCTGCTCATCGCATCCGGCAACCCGTTCTCGGTGCGCCTCGGCGCGGTGGTGCACGCGGCGCTGCGCGAGCGGGCCGAGCACGAGCGGGCCGGACTCGCCCCGGATGCGGAGGACGTCGCGTTGCACACCCGCGTCGCCGAGGCGGTGCGCGATCGGGATGCGGGCGCCGCCGAGTCCGCCATGCGCGCTCTCGTGATGCGGACGCACCCGGAGCACCCGTCCGAGTAGGGTGGCGCCGTGACGCCCAGGCGAACCGAGCGCGGACTGGACCGGCTCGTGAACTTCTCCGACGCGACGGTGGCGATCGCCATCACGCTGCTCATCCTGCCGCTCGTCGAGGTCGCGTCCGAGTACGACGGCGATCTCGGCCGGCTCGTGGGCGACAACGTGGGCACCTTCCTCGCCTTCGCGATCACGTTCCTCGTGATCGGCCGGTTCTGGGTGCTGCACCACGGTCTGTTCGAGCAGGTGCGGGGGTACACGGGGCGGCTGCTCGAAGCGAACCTGGTGTGGCTCGCGAGCATCGTGTTCCTGCCCTTCGCGGCGAACGTGCTGTCGCACGCCGACGGCGGCCCGGCGGCTCACGGGCCCGTGTACGCGCTCTACATCGGCACGATGATCGTCACGAGCGGATCGACGCTGTGGATGCGCGCGCTGCTCTCCCGCGATCCCGCCCTCGTCGCCGATGACGGGGACGTGCAGGTGCTCCCCGCGGCGGTGGCGGTGATCACGCTCGCGGTCGCGCTCGTGCTCGCCCTGCTCGTGCCGCAGGTGGGCATGCTGTGGCTGCTCCTGCTCGTGCTGGCGGGACCCGCGACGCGGATCCTCCGGCGCCGCTCCCGGCACTCCTGACGCTCCTCCTCCCCAGCGCTGCGGCGGGGCGCGCCATCCCCGGTCCACGCCCCGGCGCGATCGCGGCGGAGCCGCACGCCGCACCCTCGGTGCATGCCGCTGCTGTCGCGCCTCGCCGCCCTGCTCCTGTTGATCTCCGCCCTCGTCGCCGCGCCGGTCGCGGCGTCCGCCGTCGTCTCCACCGGACACGGGCACGGCCACCTCTGGAGCCGCGACGGCGCCTCGTGGCTGGGCTCGTACCGCCTCGCCGACGGGCGACTCGGCTTCTGCCTCCAGGTGGATCGGCCCGTGCCCACCGGGCACGACTACACCGTCGGCGAGCAGCTGCTCGAGGCGTTGACCCCGGACGACGCGGCGCGGCTCGCCTGGATCTCACGCGCCCACGCGGGCTCGGCCGACGCCGACACTGCGGCCGCGGGACAGCTCGCGACGTGGACGCTCACCGGGCTCGGCGGGCGGTCGCCGGAGTGGTACGCGGCTCGGGCGAACGGGTCCGCCTCGCGGGTGGCGCAACTCGCCCGCGACCTGCTCGCCGCGGCGTCCGCGCCGGGCGGCGCGTCCCGCGGCGCCTCCGCCACGCTCACCCTCGACCTCCGCCCCGACGGCACCGGCACGGTGCGGTCGGACCTGCTCGTCGACTGGGTCGCCACCGGGTCCACACCCGCAGCGCCCGCCACGGCGACGGGCACGGTGACGCTCACCGGTGCCGTGTTCGCCGACGGCACGGCGAGCGCCGCCGTGCCGAACGGCTCGACCGTGGAGGTGCGCGCCATCGGATCCCCCGCCGTCCACGAGGTCTCGGCGGAGGTCGCCTACACGGGACTGCCGTTCGGCGCCGCGGTGACCGTCGCGAGAAGCGCCACCGGATCGCAGGACCTCATCGTGGTCAACGAGACGAGCGCGCACGCGTCCGCCCGATCGAGCGCCTCCGTCGTCTCGTCCCTGCCGTTCCAACCGCGCGTGCAGACGCAGACGAGCGCCGCGACGGCCGAGGCCGGGGCGCTCGTGCACGACGTGCTCGAGGTGACGGCGCTACCCGGCGACGGGCTGTCCGACGGATGGGGCGTGTACGAGGCCGCCGACGGCACGCGCGCCCCGGTGCCCGTCACGGTGCGCAGCACGCTGCTCGGCCCCTTCCCGGCCCCGCCCGTGCACGCCGCGCAGGCGCCGCCCGGCGCGCCGGTCGCGTGCGAGGTGGCGACGGAGATCGGCGCGGGGCCCGGTCGGTACACGACACCGGCTTGCGCGCTCCCCGCGACCGGGTACTTCGTCTGGGTCGAGCGCATCTCCCCCGACGACACCCCACCGGACCGCGGGCGCGACCGCGTGCGCCCGTGGGTGTCGGAGTTCGCCGTCGCGAGCGAGATCACCTTCGTGCCCTTCCCTCCGCGCATCGCGACCGTCGCGACGGCGGCACGCGTCGAGCCGGGCGGGTGCGTGGCCGACCACCTCGACGTCACCGGGCTGAACCCGGCGGCCGGAGCACTCGAGGTGACGAGCATCCTGCTCGGCCCGTTCACCGAGCCGCCGACGGTGGGCGCCGAACTCGCCGCCGCGGCACCCGAAGCCGGTCGCGTGTCGACGAGCGTCACCGCGGACGGTCGGCACACGACGACGTGCATCCCGGTGCCGCACCCCGGCCATTACGTCTTCGTCTACGAGTCGCCCGGCGTGACCGATGCGGCCGGCACGACGATCGTGCCGCCGTTCGCCGACCGCCGCGTCCACGCGAGCGAGACCGTGCTCGTCGCCGAGGCCGCTCCGACGCTCGCCGTGACCGGTCCGCTCGCGACCGGAGCCGTGCTCGCCCTCGCCGCATCCCTGCTCGCGACGGGAACGGGTGTCGTCTCCCTCGGCCGCGCCCGCCGTGCAGCGCGGGCGGGTTAGAGTGCGCGGGTGCGGGCGGATGTGCGACAGGTCGCCGGGGAGGGCATCCTCCTCGCCGGGGGCGGCTGCGCGATCCTGCTGCAGGTCGCCGACCCGGTGGTCGCGGCCGGGGTCGCTCGGCACAGCGATTTCGCGGAGCGGCCGATGGCCCGCCTGCGCGGCACCCTGCGGTACGTCTACTCGATCGTGTTCGGAACGACCGCTGCGGCGGATCGCGCCGCTCGCCATGTCGACCGCGCCCATGCGCCGGTGGCGGGGGCGCGCGACCCGCACCGTCAGTTGTGGGTCGCTGCGACCCTGTACGACACGGCCATCCGCATCCACTCCCGCGTCTTCGGGCCGCTCGACGAGGCCTCCGCCGACGAGGTGTACCGGGCGTACGCGGTGCTCGGCACGGCGCTGCAGGTGCCCGCCGAGCTGTGGCCCGCCGATCGCGCCGCGTTCGCCGAGTACTGGCGCGCCACCCTCGCGACACTGCGGGTCGGGGATGACGCCCGCCGGATCGCCCGCGACCTGCTCCACCCGCGGAAGGCGCCGCTCTGGTT carries:
- a CDS encoding FadR/GntR family transcriptional regulator — encoded protein: MSAFERALDELGSAIVRGELAAGHATTVEELERRTGCSRGVVRETTRVLVSLGMLSARRRVGLRVLPDTDWDVLDPHVIRWRLAADPTRVRRELADLRGAIEPLAARLAATERTEAQAGALQAAAEALAGAGGDAARFLDADRDFHDVLLIASGNPFSVRLGAVVHAALRERAEHERAGLAPDAEDVALHTRVAEAVRDRDAGAAESAMRALVMRTHPEHPSE
- a CDS encoding TMEM175 family protein; protein product: MTPRRTERGLDRLVNFSDATVAIAITLLILPLVEVASEYDGDLGRLVGDNVGTFLAFAITFLVIGRFWVLHHGLFEQVRGYTGRLLEANLVWLASIVFLPFAANVLSHADGGPAAHGPVYALYIGTMIVTSGSTLWMRALLSRDPALVADDGDVQVLPAAVAVITLAVALVLALLVPQVGMLWLLLLVLAGPATRILRRRSRHS
- a CDS encoding thioester domain-containing protein, translating into MPLLSRLAALLLLISALVAAPVAASAVVSTGHGHGHLWSRDGASWLGSYRLADGRLGFCLQVDRPVPTGHDYTVGEQLLEALTPDDAARLAWISRAHAGSADADTAAAGQLATWTLTGLGGRSPEWYAARANGSASRVAQLARDLLAAASAPGGASRGASATLTLDLRPDGTGTVRSDLLVDWVATGSTPAAPATATGTVTLTGAVFADGTASAAVPNGSTVEVRAIGSPAVHEVSAEVAYTGLPFGAAVTVARSATGSQDLIVVNETSAHASARSSASVVSSLPFQPRVQTQTSAATAEAGALVHDVLEVTALPGDGLSDGWGVYEAADGTRAPVPVTVRSTLLGPFPAPPVHAAQAPPGAPVACEVATEIGAGPGRYTTPACALPATGYFVWVERISPDDTPPDRGRDRVRPWVSEFAVASEITFVPFPPRIATVATAARVEPGGCVADHLDVTGLNPAAGALEVTSILLGPFTEPPTVGAELAAAAPEAGRVSTSVTADGRHTTTCIPVPHPGHYVFVYESPGVTDAAGTTIVPPFADRRVHASETVLVAEAAPTLAVTGPLATGAVLALAASLLATGTGVVSLGRARRAARAG
- a CDS encoding oxygenase MpaB family protein, which gives rise to MRADVRQVAGEGILLAGGGCAILLQVADPVVAAGVARHSDFAERPMARLRGTLRYVYSIVFGTTAAADRAARHVDRAHAPVAGARDPHRQLWVAATLYDTAIRIHSRVFGPLDEASADEVYRAYAVLGTALQVPAELWPADRAAFAEYWRATLATLRVGDDARRIARDLLHPRKAPLWLKAAMPLARLVTAGLLPAELRAAYGLPWSARRARRYERAFTVITAVYRGLPRPLREWPMRHYLPRADRA